From Candidatus Atribacteria bacterium ADurb.Bin276, the proteins below share one genomic window:
- a CDS encoding Bacterial Ig-like domain (group 1) — MIRKKTVFLSFLLMILGIMTFSAISVGAQPRVTFRFNLNPNVYISIPRSPSVNISVDRGEDATYFIGDPITIRYGASNAGYINIFDYTSDGGVIILVRDQRISSGSNLALNSSVSGPAGVERLIILYTPKPVGDNQIQNFIESPHQSGRQFPLSAVNRTHFNVAARARSTILSLEPSSFTIEPGSSYTMTAQLTDANGRPLRGANLNWSTDNGSLSSYNTITDPNGRSSVDYYAPNTTRPSTAVISVNFSGGGGASPSNVQSTVNIISRTRPSEIIMNPTSFSARPGDEVRITATLRDINGNPINGRTLYWTTDLGSFNKSSVATDSSGRATVIYYAPDVSDVTTVSVTAEFRGVTGLGATTTTISGIIEPIFPITPTNTLYYFDFGNGAAEHNFLTMRYTGNLVNGFSLSDTYSLEILSGNNVDLTFSPGSIPEKATLFIWAQGDSGARVRVTFNNRNPLNINLDSSIIEPDNPKVVNIPIQSLVEGNNRLRIEGDAARRRAIHIQRLVIVF; from the coding sequence ATGATAAGAAAAAAAACAGTCTTTTTGAGTTTTTTACTCATGATTTTGGGAATAATGACGTTCTCCGCGATATCGGTGGGCGCTCAACCAAGAGTTACATTCCGTTTCAACCTAAATCCCAATGTATATATATCCATTCCCCGTTCTCCATCAGTAAACATTTCTGTCGATCGGGGTGAAGATGCAACTTATTTTATAGGAGATCCAATTACCATACGGTACGGAGCTTCAAATGCTGGCTATATCAACATATTTGACTATACCTCCGATGGAGGGGTTATTATTTTAGTCCGCGATCAAAGAATCAGCTCTGGTAGCAATCTTGCGCTCAATAGCTCGGTTTCCGGACCAGCTGGTGTCGAACGCTTAATAATCCTCTATACACCAAAACCAGTTGGAGATAATCAGATTCAAAACTTTATCGAATCTCCCCACCAAAGTGGTCGTCAATTCCCTCTATCAGCGGTTAATCGAACACATTTTAATGTAGCCGCTCGTGCTCGATCTACCATTCTGTCGCTCGAACCCTCTTCTTTTACTATAGAACCAGGTTCCAGCTACACAATGACTGCCCAGCTTACCGATGCCAACGGGAGACCCTTAAGGGGAGCAAATCTTAACTGGTCAACTGATAATGGTAGTTTGTCATCATATAATACGATAACCGACCCGAATGGCAGATCTTCGGTTGACTATTATGCTCCAAACACGACTCGACCAAGTACCGCGGTAATCAGCGTCAATTTCTCTGGGGGCGGAGGTGCATCCCCCAGCAATGTCCAATCTACGGTGAACATTATTAGTCGAACCCGACCGTCTGAAATCATAATGAATCCAACCTCTTTTTCGGCAAGACCAGGAGATGAAGTTCGTATTACCGCAACCTTACGGGATATCAATGGCAATCCAATAAATGGAAGGACTCTATATTGGACAACTGATTTAGGAAGTTTTAACAAATCATCGGTTGCGACCGATTCATCGGGGCGAGCAACTGTAATCTATTATGCTCCAGATGTAAGTGATGTAACTACAGTTTCTGTTACTGCAGAATTCCGAGGTGTAACCGGATTAGGAGCTACAACAACAACCATCTCGGGTATAATTGAACCAATATTCCCCATCACACCAACGAACACTCTTTATTACTTTGATTTTGGAAATGGAGCAGCAGAACATAATTTCTTAACCATGAGATATACCGGGAACTTGGTCAATGGTTTTTCGCTAAGCGATACCTATTCACTTGAGATTCTCAGTGGAAATAATGTTGATTTAACCTTCTCGCCAGGATCAATTCCAGAAAAAGCAACACTCTTCATCTGGGCTCAAGGAGATTCTGGAGCAAGAGTTCGTGTTACTTTCAATAATAGAAATCCATTAAATATAAACCTTGATAGCAGTATCATTGAGCCTGACAATCCAAAAGTAGTTAATATTCCTATACAGAGCTTAGTTGAAGGCAACAATCGTTTACGAATTGAGGGTGATGCAGCAAGAAGAAGAGCAATACACATTCAACGATTAGTTATCGTCTTCTAA
- the pdg_2 gene encoding Ultraviolet N-glycosylase/AP lyase, producing MIQETAMKIIDILEKRFPDACLLLNYRNAFELLVVTILAAQAPDERVNQVSPSLFQKYPNPAAMAEADDEEMDKIIQTISFYRQKGRNIRAMSKKIIKDFQGEVPKKVEELVQLNGVGRKTANIVLANGFGIPAIPVDTHVARVSQRLGWSEFSNPDQIESDLAKIFPREKWIRVTHLLGFLGRYICQAKKPKCWECPVTNWCPYPGKTISKD from the coding sequence ATGATACAAGAAACAGCGATGAAGATTATCGATATCCTTGAAAAACGATTTCCCGATGCATGTTTGCTCCTCAATTATAGAAATGCTTTTGAACTGCTGGTTGTAACAATTTTAGCTGCTCAGGCTCCGGATGAAAGGGTCAATCAAGTAAGCCCTTCCTTATTCCAAAAGTATCCCAATCCGGCTGCTATGGCTGAAGCAGATGATGAGGAAATGGATAAAATAATTCAAACTATTAGTTTTTATCGGCAAAAAGGACGTAATATCCGAGCAATGAGCAAGAAGATAATTAAAGATTTCCAGGGAGAAGTTCCTAAAAAAGTGGAAGAATTGGTTCAGCTCAATGGTGTGGGGAGAAAAACTGCTAATATTGTTTTAGCCAATGGCTTTGGCATTCCAGCTATACCAGTTGATACTCATGTAGCAAGGGTTTCTCAAAGACTGGGTTGGTCTGAATTTTCAAATCCGGATCAAATTGAGTCGGATCTTGCTAAGATTTTCCCCCGAGAGAAATGGATAAGAGTAACACACCTCTTAGGATTTTTAGGCCGATATATCTGTCAAGCAAAGAAACCAAAATGCTGGGAATGCCCAGTTACCAATTGGTGTCCTTATCCGGGAAAAACCATTAGTAAGGATTAA